The DNA sequence CCAATAATTAAGTTTTTTTCCATTACAAAGTTGCTTCTTCCTTAACTAATTTACTCCAACCTAAATCCTTTAAATTATTATTACGTCTTAAAGGACGAGTTACTAACTCTAAAATATCACGAGCATTAGTAAAACCATGAATTTGGGCAAAAGTGAACTCTACAGACCATTTTGTGCTGATTCCCCTTGCTTCTAAAGGATTAGCATGAGCCATGCCTGTTATCACTAAATCAGGTTGAATCTCTTTGATTCTCTGCAATTGATTATAGTTATCGGGTTTTTCCACAATAGTCGGTAAAGATACCCCCATTTCCTGACAAGTTTGGGCAAGAAAATCTAATTCAGCTTTTTGATAACGCTTATCCATGTAAGGGATACCAATTTCAGGTACAGTCATACCGCAACGAATTAAGAAACGAGCAAGAGAAATTTCGAGTAAATTGTCACCCATGAAGAAAACTGACTTACCTTTAATTAAATCAACATAATCTTGCAGATTTTCCCAGATTTTTGCCTCTCTTTCTTCTAAACCTTGAGGCTCAACTCCTAACACAGAGCAAATTTTCTCAATCCATGCCCGAGTGCCATCAGGGCCAATGGGGAAGGGTGCGCCAATTAATTTACACTTACGGCGACGCATTAAAGTGGTAGCAGTGCGACTTAAGAAAGGATTTACCCCTGCCACATAATAACCCTCATCAATCACGGGTAACTCGGTATAACGTTTTGCCGGTAGCCAACCATCGATTTTTACTCCCTGTTTTTTCAACTCTAAGGTTAAATTAGTAACAACGGGATCAGGTAATGAACCAAATAAGACTAATGGGGGATGCTCATGATATTCATTATGAACTGTATCTTCCTGTTTTTTGCCAAAATTAAGCAATTTCTGGATAGCATTTCTTTCTTGCTTATCTTCCGTCTGTTTAACTTCTGCTTCCTTCGGACAACGATTCGCCATGGCCGCTAATACCGTATCTTCTCCTTGAGTAAAGGCATAATCCAAACCATTAGCACGAGCTACCACAATGGGAATACCAATTTCTTGTTCTAACTGAGGGGCGATACCTTCTAAATCCATCTTGATAATTTCTGTGGTACAAGTACCAATCCAAACAATTACACTAGGATTGCGATCGCGCTTTATTTGTTCACAGAGGCGTTTTAGTTCATTATAATCATTAAGTTGAGCGGAAATATCCCCTTCTTCAAGTTCTGCCATAGCGTAACGAGGTTCAGCAAAAATCATCACTCCCATCGCATTTTGAAGGAAATAACCACAGGTTTTTGTACCAATAACTAAAAAGAAACTATCTTCAATTTTTTGGTATAACCAAGCCACACAACTGATAGGGCAAAAAGTGTGATAATTACCAGTTTCACATTCAAAATTTAATTCAGGAGTAGTAGTTTTTTCCGGTGTAAAAGTCATAAATTTTTAATTCTATATTGTTGATATAAACTAATTCTTTTTTTCGTAATTAAGGGCTTTAGACCTTTTTCTCATTTACTGAGAATAATTTAGTTAACTTCTGTTGTTAAATTTTTCGTTCTTTTTTCTCTTTACCGCATTTTAATTTGAGATAAATTAATGCCAATAAAATATGAAAAAATATGGTTAATTAATTTATAGATTATGTCAGGCTGTTGCCAACTGTAAAAAGCTCCAGAGAAGCTATTTCTAGTAAATAGACATTTGCATAGATACAGACAAGATGCCTATTTTACGGTGAGAGAATTAGATAGGATAAAGATAAAATCACCATTAATTATTCATTGATTTAAACCATCATTAACTCTAATTCATCCTCTTTATCCTCTTTGGCTTGAGGAGGATTCAAATAATAATCAGAAAGTAAGCCGAATAATTCTCTGTCGTGGGCTTCACTGGGAACTACTCCCTCTGGTAATGCTAAAATCTGATCAGCGATATTCAAATAATAATCGCACACATAATCTAAAGTTTGGTCTTTTTCTGCCATTTCAAATAAGGTTTTTCCCTTGACTCTGGAGACTCGGATGTCTTCAATTAGGGGTAAAACCTCTAACACAGGCATTGCCACATGAGATACATATTTATCAATTAAATCCCGTTTCGAGGTGCGATTACCAATCAACCCTGCTAAACGAAGAGGATGGGTGCGCGCTTTTTCTCTGACAGAGGCGGCGATACGATTGGCGGCAAATAAAGCATCAAATCCATTATCAGTAACAATTAAACAGTAATCAGCATAGTTAAGAGGGGCGGCAAATCCTCCACAGACAACATCTCCTAAAACATCGAATAAAATAACATCATACTCATCAAAGGCGTTTAACTCCTTGAGTAATTTAACCGTTTCCCCTACTACATAGCCACCGCAACCAGCCCCCGCAGGAGGGCCACCAGCTTCAACGCAATCAACTCCTGCATAGCCTTTATAAATAACATCTTCAGGCCAAATATCTTCATAGTGAAAATCTTTTTCTTGTAGGGTGTCGATAATAGTGGGAATTAAAAAACCTGTGAGGGTAAAAGTGCTATCGTGTTTCGGATCGCACCCTATTTGTAATACTTTTTTGCCTCTTTTAGCGAGGGCGGTGGAAATATTGCAACTGGTGGTAGATTTACCGATGCCACCTTTTCCATATACTGCTAGGGTTAAAGTCATTTTACTAATGTCTGATTAAAATTTATTCTTTTTGCATTATTGACTAATTTTTAGGAAATTAACAGGTGCTATGGTTTTATCTTTGGTAGCTATAGAGCTTTATTTTGTTTATTTCTGTTTTAATGGAATTTTTTAGCCTTAAATTCTTTTTTAACCTTATATTTTGTTATTAATAATATTTTGTCAATTAATTTACAGTAATTATGTTTAAAAGCAAACTTTTAGATTTATGATTGCTTAATATTCTCTAAAGTTGCCATTTAGTAAGGCTTTAATGATAAATAAAATGCGATCGCATCTTTGGGGAAATGATTTGAGAGAAGCAAAAAACCCCAAAAAAAAATTAAATGTTAATTATTATGTAGATGTTAACTATTGTGTAGCTCGAAAGGAATTAGGGTAACAGTGTTTAATTAATTTCTCCCTGAAACCTGACACCCGAAACCTCTTTCCTAACTCTAAACGGAAATAAGATAGCTTTTGATTTTCTCAATGACTTGATCTATGCTTAAATTATCAGTAATAAGCTCGATCGCATCTTCAGCTTTTTTCAAGGGTGCAATAGCTCTGGTACTATCTAAGTAATCTCTCTCCTCTATTTCCTTGATTAAAGTATCTAAGTCAATATCATTTTCTCCCTGATTTTGTAAATCAATTAAACGTCTCTTGGCTCTTGCTTGGGGAGTAGCAGTTAAAAATATCTTTAATTGGGCATGGGGAAAAACATTCGTGCCAATATCTCGCCCTTCTGCCACAATACCCCCTTTTGCTCCATATTCTTGTTGCAATGTTACCATTTTTTCTCTTACCGCAGACTGTGCCGCAACTTTTGACACCTGATTAGTAACTCTTGGGGTGCGAATCTCTTTTGTTATATCCTGCCCATTAATTTTTACCGTCACAGGAATTTGTAAATTATCACTAGGTAACAATTCTAACTGCACATTTGCCACCAAAGAAGCAATACTTTCTTCATCTTCAACATTAATATTATTTTCCATCACCAACCAAGTAATCGCCCGATACATCGCTCCAGTATCCAAATAAATATAACCCAATTCACGAGCTAAACGACGGCTAACGGTTGATTTTCCTGCCCCTGCCGGTCCATCAAGGGCTATAATCGGTTTAGTCACTGTTAAAATCACATTATCTATCAAACGAGTATTACCAACATAAACAGCGATCGCAATTAAAGCAGAATCGCTTATTTCTGTCAAGGGTTGCAAAGTTTCAGGCTCAACTATTTCTACATATTGCAATTGTATATTTACATCATTTAAGCCTTTTTTATTAAGAGAATCATTAAGATTTAAGCCTTGCTTATTAAGGGAATTGTCAAGATTTAAGCCCCCCTTATTAAGGGGGGTTTGGGGGGATCTAAACTCCTCCTTAATAATCTGTAACAATTTCTGACAATCCTTTTCTCCCTCTTGAAAAGCTCGTTGTGCTTTGCTCAAACTGCGATAAAGTAAAGTAGCTTTTTCCTTTTCCTCAGAGGATAAATACTGATTACGAGAACTCAACGCTAATCCTGATTCTTCTCGAATAATAGGGCAAGACTGTACCTGTACGGGAATATTGAGGTCTTTTGTCATTTTTTTGATAATAGCCACTTGTTGAGCGTCTTTCTGCCCAAAATAGGCAACATTTGGACGGACTAGGTTGAATAATTTAGTGACGATAGTAGCCACTCCCTGAAAATGCCCTTGACGATATTTCCCACACAAAACCGAAGTCATAGCAGTGGGGGGATTGACGATGGTGCTTTCTTCTTCTGAAGGATAAATTTCGTTCACAGAAGGAGTAAATAAGAGCTTAACCCCTAATTGCTTACATATTGCCTTATCTTGCTCTAATGGTCTTGGATATTGGTCTAAATCTTCATTTTTGCCAAATTGTAGCGGATTGACAAAGATACTCACCACCACAAAATCTGTTTCCGTTACCGCCCGTTGAATTAAACTTTCATGCCCGGAAT is a window from the Cyanobacterium sp. Dongsha4 genome containing:
- the bchL gene encoding ferredoxin:protochlorophyllide reductase (ATP-dependent) iron-sulfur ATP-binding protein translates to MTLTLAVYGKGGIGKSTTSCNISTALAKRGKKVLQIGCDPKHDSTFTLTGFLIPTIIDTLQEKDFHYEDIWPEDVIYKGYAGVDCVEAGGPPAGAGCGGYVVGETVKLLKELNAFDEYDVILFDVLGDVVCGGFAAPLNYADYCLIVTDNGFDALFAANRIAASVREKARTHPLRLAGLIGNRTSKRDLIDKYVSHVAMPVLEVLPLIEDIRVSRVKGKTLFEMAEKDQTLDYVCDYYLNIADQILALPEGVVPSEAHDRELFGLLSDYYLNPPQAKEDKEDELELMMV
- the panC gene encoding pantoate--beta-alanine ligase, translating into MLIVTSISELQREISRVSPSQKIGFVPTMGALHSGHESLIQRAVTETDFVVVSIFVNPLQFGKNEDLDQYPRPLEQDKAICKQLGVKLLFTPSVNEIYPSEEESTIVNPPTAMTSVLCGKYRQGHFQGVATIVTKLFNLVRPNVAYFGQKDAQQVAIIKKMTKDLNIPVQVQSCPIIREESGLALSSRNQYLSSEEKEKATLLYRSLSKAQRAFQEGEKDCQKLLQIIKEEFRSPQTPLNKGGLNLDNSLNKQGLNLNDSLNKKGLNDVNIQLQYVEIVEPETLQPLTEISDSALIAIAVYVGNTRLIDNVILTVTKPIIALDGPAGAGKSTVSRRLARELGYIYLDTGAMYRAITWLVMENNINVEDEESIASLVANVQLELLPSDNLQIPVTVKINGQDITKEIRTPRVTNQVSKVAAQSAVREKMVTLQQEYGAKGGIVAEGRDIGTNVFPHAQLKIFLTATPQARAKRRLIDLQNQGENDIDLDTLIKEIEERDYLDSTRAIAPLKKAEDAIELITDNLSIDQVIEKIKSYLISV
- a CDS encoding ferredoxin:protochlorophyllide reductase (ATP-dependent) subunit N, which translates into the protein MTFTPEKTTTPELNFECETGNYHTFCPISCVAWLYQKIEDSFFLVIGTKTCGYFLQNAMGVMIFAEPRYAMAELEEGDISAQLNDYNELKRLCEQIKRDRNPSVIVWIGTCTTEIIKMDLEGIAPQLEQEIGIPIVVARANGLDYAFTQGEDTVLAAMANRCPKEAEVKQTEDKQERNAIQKLLNFGKKQEDTVHNEYHEHPPLVLFGSLPDPVVTNLTLELKKQGVKIDGWLPAKRYTELPVIDEGYYVAGVNPFLSRTATTLMRRRKCKLIGAPFPIGPDGTRAWIEKICSVLGVEPQGLEEREAKIWENLQDYVDLIKGKSVFFMGDNLLEISLARFLIRCGMTVPEIGIPYMDKRYQKAELDFLAQTCQEMGVSLPTIVEKPDNYNQLQRIKEIQPDLVITGMAHANPLEARGISTKWSVEFTFAQIHGFTNARDILELVTRPLRRNNNLKDLGWSKLVKEEATL